A window from Schistosoma haematobium chromosome 1, whole genome shotgun sequence encodes these proteins:
- the CNEP1R1 gene encoding Nuclear envelope phosphatase-regulatory subunit 1 (EggNog:ENOG410VHGE~COG:U~BUSCO:EOG091G19Y2), which translates to MWAGQNINYNPNEPTEDLKAFERRLREIINGLGPKAYKWRVVLSVAVLILLCSSYCWLIDPVTYQAGFIGSLKKHPEFVCSILFLMVLFFMGAHKKVVLPSIIAHRSRVVLAEYNMACDNSGKLILRPKPNL; encoded by the exons ATGTGGGCAGGG caaaacatcaactataatccAAATGAACCAACTGAAGACCTTAAAGCATTTGAGCGTCGTCTTCGTGAAATTATCAATGGTTTAGGTCCGAAAGCATATAAGTGGCGAGTTGTTTTGTCTGTAGCTGTACTGATACTATTATGTTCGTCATACTGTTGGCTTATCGATCCTGTCACATACCAAGCCGGTTTTATCGGTTCCTTGAAAAAACACCCAGAGTTTGTATGTAGCATTTTGTTTCTCATGGTTCTTTTTTTTATGGGAGCACATAAAAAAGTTGTTTTGCCTAGTATCATAGCTCATCGCAGTCGAGTTGTTTTAGCAGAATATAATATGGCATGTGATAATTCTGGAAAGCTCATTTTGAGACCTAAACCTAATCTCTAA